The stretch of DNA TCCTCGTCCGAAAGGAGGGCCAGGCGCGACAGGCGCTCCTCCGGCGAGGCGGCGGCCGCGGCGAGCACGACCCCGTACTGCGCCGCGAAGCGCTCCATGGTGGCGGCGTCGAACAGGTCGGTCCGGAAGCGCAGGCTCCCGGCCAGCTCCTGGCCTACCTCGTGGAGGTCCAACTCCAGGTCGAAGCGCACCGCCCGCACCTCGCCCCCGAACGGCTCCCGCCGAACCCCGGCGGTGGCGGACCCCTCGCCGGCGTCCGCGTTCTGGAGCGCGAACATCACCTGGAAGAGCGGCGTGTGCGACAGGCCCCGCTCCGGGGCGACCTCCTCCACCAGGCGCTCGAACGGGAGCTCCTGGTGGGCGTATGCCCCCAGCGCCGTCTCCCGCACGCGGCGCACGAGCGCCTGGAACGGCGGGTCGCCGGACAGATCGACGCGCAGCGCCAGCGTGTTGACGAAGAAGCCGATCAGCCCCTCCATCCCCACCTGCGTGCGATTGGCGATCGGCGAGCCGACGACCAGGTCCTCCTGTCCCGACCAGCGCGAGAGCAGCAGGTCGAAGGCGGCGTGCGCCACCATGTAGAGCGTCGCCCCTTCCCGCCGCGCGAGAGCGCGGAGCCCGCGTGTGATCTCCGCGGGGATGCGGAACCCGTGTGCGGCGCCGCGCGAGCTCGCCACCGCGGGCCGCGGGCGGTCGGTCGGGAGCTCCAGCGCGGGGGGCGCGCCGCCCAGCCGCTCCCGCCACCAGTCGAGCTGCCGCTGGAGCACCTCGCCCTGAAGCCAGCCGCGCTGCCACACGGCGAAGTCCGCGTACTGCACCGACAGCGGCGGCAGCGGCGATGCCGGCCTTGCAGCACCGGAGGGCAGCGAGAACCATTCGTAGAGGGTGAACAGCTCGCGGAAGAGCACGCCCATGCTCCAGTCGTCGCTGACGATGTGGTGCATGGTGAGCAACAGCACGTGCTCCTCGTCGGAGAGGCGCAGCAGCGTCGCGCGGAGCAGCGGCCCGCGTTCCAGGTCGAAGGGGCGCTCCGCGTCCTCCCGCGCCAGGCGGCGCGCCTCCTGCTCGCGCGCCTCCGGCGCGAGACCGGTGAGGTCCACCACGGGCAGGCGCGCGGGCGCGGGCGGGTGCACGACCTGCACAGCGCCCCGCTCCACCGGGCGGAACGTGGTGCGCAGCGCCTCGTGCCGCTCCGTCAACGCGCCCAGCGCCCGCTCCAGCGCCAACGCGTCGAGGCGCCCCCGCAGCCGGCTCGGCCAGGGCCCGTTGTAGCCGGTGCCCTCCGGCTCCATCTGGTGCAGGAACCAGAGCCGCTCCTGCGCGAAGGAGAGCGGCAGAGCACCCGTGCGCTCCACCGGCACCACCGGCGGCACCACCGGCAGCTCCGCCCGGCGCACCTCCTCCACGCGCCCGGCCAGCTCCGCCAC from Longimicrobium sp. encodes:
- a CDS encoding condensation domain-containing protein, which codes for SARPGARLYRTGDRVRWLASGELEFLGRTDFQVKIRGFRIEPGEIEARLAEHRGVRAPVVVAREDAPGDRRLVAYYLAGEPVAVDALRSHLAERLPEYMVPAAYVWMETYPLTPNGKLDRNALPAPTGDAYAAREYEAPVGETEQALAAIWAEALGAERVGRRDHFFDLGGHSLTGTRVISRIREVLAVELPLRALFEGPTVAELAGRVEEVRRAELPVVPPVVPVERTGALPLSFAQERLWFLHQMEPEGTGYNGPWPSRLRGRLDALALERALGALTERHEALRTTFRPVERGAVQVVHPPAPARLPVVDLTGLAPEAREQEARRLAREDAERPFDLERGPLLRATLLRLSDEEHVLLLTMHHIVSDDWSMGVLFRELFTLYEWFSLPSGAARPASPLPPLSVQYADFAVWQRGWLQGEVLQRQLDWWRERLGGAPPALELPTDRPRPAVASSRGAAHGFRIPAEITRGLRALARREGATLYMVAHAAFDLLLSRWSGQEDLVVGSPIANRTQVGMEGLIGFFVNTLALRVDLSGDPPFQALVRRVRETALGAYAHQELPFERLVEEVAPERGLSHTPLFQVMFALQNADAGEGSATAGVRREPFGGEVRAVRFDLELDLHEVGQELAGSLRFRTDLFDAATMERFAAQYGVVLAAAAASPEERLSRLALLSDE